In the genome of Corallococcus soli, one region contains:
- a CDS encoding lytic transglycosylase domain-containing protein: protein MRGWTVAVAAAVVLVGTGAGAFPVQVPVGAQGEAPDVAALRAELAQKDAQLKAALARLQTYEDEADFLRAEQMGVVEAVRASGLPERQQRRLAVTIVREAERNNLDPMLVVALIRCESSFNNYAVSGVGAMGLMQVMPDTGKYLADKAGFRLGRQTNLFDFETNVNLGTAYLAELIGRFGSVESALVAYNAGPTTARKILAKKENRVKFMAGYPAKVVKEFQKLKAQQERAVTLRATQPTEGRKG, encoded by the coding sequence ATGCGGGGTTGGACGGTGGCGGTGGCGGCGGCGGTGGTGCTGGTGGGGACGGGCGCAGGGGCTTTCCCGGTGCAGGTGCCGGTGGGTGCGCAGGGGGAGGCACCGGACGTGGCGGCCCTGAGGGCGGAGCTGGCGCAGAAGGACGCGCAACTCAAGGCGGCGCTGGCCCGGCTCCAGACGTACGAGGACGAGGCGGACTTCCTCCGCGCGGAGCAGATGGGCGTCGTGGAGGCCGTGCGCGCCTCCGGCCTCCCCGAGCGGCAGCAGCGCCGGCTGGCCGTCACCATCGTTCGCGAGGCGGAGCGCAACAACCTGGATCCGATGCTGGTGGTGGCGCTGATCCGCTGCGAGTCCTCCTTCAACAACTACGCGGTGTCCGGGGTCGGGGCCATGGGCCTCATGCAGGTGATGCCGGACACGGGCAAGTACCTGGCGGACAAGGCGGGCTTCAGGCTGGGCCGGCAGACCAACCTCTTCGACTTCGAGACCAACGTGAACCTGGGCACCGCGTACCTGGCGGAGCTCATCGGCCGGTTCGGCTCCGTGGAGAGCGCGCTCGTCGCCTACAACGCGGGCCCCACCACCGCCCGGAAGATCCTGGCCAAGAAGGAGAACCGGGTGAAGTTCATGGCCGGCTATCCCGCCAAGGTCGTGAAGGAGTTCCAGAAGCTGAAGGCCCAGCAGGAGCGCGCGGTGACCCTGCGTGCTACCCAGCCGACGGAAGGCCGCAAGGGTTGA
- a CDS encoding STAS domain-containing protein gives MSGLQILREEAAGRVTLRLEGTLDGRTAQELSLSLRSLGQSEVVLDFAHLREFKDSAVGVLTHGLKESAVQMRGLATHHERMFRYFGVVSSPTTNRAYYTPEDIFSA, from the coding sequence ATGTCAGGGCTTCAAATTCTTCGGGAAGAGGCGGCGGGACGGGTCACCCTGCGCCTGGAAGGAACGTTGGACGGTCGCACGGCGCAGGAGCTGAGCCTGTCGCTGCGCTCCCTGGGCCAGAGCGAGGTCGTCCTGGACTTCGCGCACCTGCGCGAGTTCAAGGACAGCGCGGTGGGGGTGCTCACCCACGGCCTGAAGGAGAGCGCGGTGCAGATGCGCGGTCTGGCCACGCACCACGAGCGGATGTTCCGTTACTTCGGCGTGGTGTCCTCGCCGACGACGAACCGGGCGTACTACACGCCCGAGGACATCTTCTCCGCCTAG
- a CDS encoding AAA family ATPase, protein MTQPARALGPAPSPASARAVMERLAAQLGRAVQGKPVEVQRVVTCMVAGGHLLLEDMPGVGKTTLAEALARACALSFSRIQFTADLLPADILGAQVFHAQTATFSFRPGPLFRQLVLADELNRAPPRTQSALLEGMAQGQVSLDGETHPLPSPFTVVATQNPVDFSGTYPLPDSQLDRFLVRLSLGHPAPDVEARLLTTRGAASPLASVEAVTGPEELASLRDFAAEVKLDASVADYVVRLARATREHGDLERGASTRAVLALGSAARAQALWEGRDFVTPGDVRAMLVPCWAHRVLLRSAVQGVSARDEAAHLVEELSRKVAAPR, encoded by the coding sequence ATGACCCAGCCCGCCCGCGCCCTCGGTCCTGCTCCCTCCCCTGCTTCCGCACGCGCGGTGATGGAGCGGCTCGCCGCCCAGCTTGGCCGCGCCGTGCAGGGCAAGCCCGTGGAGGTCCAGCGCGTCGTCACCTGCATGGTGGCGGGCGGCCACCTGCTCCTGGAGGACATGCCGGGCGTGGGCAAGACGACGCTGGCCGAAGCCCTGGCCCGCGCGTGCGCCCTGTCCTTCTCCCGCATCCAGTTCACCGCGGACCTGCTGCCGGCGGACATCCTGGGCGCGCAGGTGTTCCACGCGCAGACGGCCACCTTCTCCTTCCGTCCCGGGCCGCTGTTCCGGCAGCTGGTGCTGGCGGACGAGCTCAACCGCGCCCCCCCGCGCACCCAGTCCGCCCTGCTGGAGGGCATGGCCCAGGGGCAGGTGTCGCTGGACGGTGAGACGCACCCCCTGCCCTCCCCCTTCACCGTGGTGGCCACCCAGAACCCGGTGGACTTCTCCGGCACCTACCCCCTGCCGGACTCGCAGCTGGATCGCTTCCTCGTGCGCCTGTCCCTGGGCCACCCGGCGCCGGACGTGGAGGCGCGCCTGCTCACCACGCGCGGCGCGGCGTCCCCCCTGGCGTCGGTGGAGGCGGTGACGGGGCCGGAGGAGCTGGCGTCGCTGCGGGACTTCGCCGCGGAGGTGAAGCTGGACGCGTCGGTGGCGGACTACGTGGTGCGGCTGGCCCGGGCCACGCGCGAGCACGGCGACCTGGAGCGCGGCGCGTCCACCCGCGCGGTGCTCGCGCTGGGCTCCGCCGCCCGGGCCCAGGCCCTGTGGGAGGGGCGCGACTTCGTCACCCCCGGCGACGTGCGCGCGATGCTGGTGCCCTGCTGGGCGCACCGGGTGCTCCTGCGCAGCGCGGTGCAGGGCGTGTCCGCGCGCGACGAGGCGGCGCACCTGGTGGAGGAGCTGTCCCGCAAGGTGGCGGCGCCCCGGTGA
- a CDS encoding DUF58 domain-containing protein, with product MKAPARPPFRARLRAFFRPPRTLSVTKTGRTYLVVTFGVGLGALNTGNNLLYLLLGLLLSMVVVSGVLSERCLRDLTVRRVGADAAFAREPFPYRWAVSRKAGHGFALVLSEDLSPLVGTGRVGHLPAGRELVVRADLAAPRRGPVRLSGVRVTTTWPLGLFAKTRVFSLEGTLLVYPRRGYACREPGPAETGPQGETGSPRHHDGTGDVAGLRELAPGEDARRIHWKKSAAAGRLLKVEREREERRTWRLSLDAGLRGEALERRCEEVAAQAHQLLDAGHEVGLQLPEHTLRPAAGASQERRILQALAWVGFEDVDASTKQEAA from the coding sequence GTGAAGGCCCCCGCCCGCCCCCCCTTCCGGGCGCGGCTGCGCGCCTTCTTCCGCCCACCGCGCACGCTGTCGGTGACGAAGACGGGCCGCACCTATCTGGTGGTGACGTTCGGCGTGGGGCTGGGCGCGCTCAACACCGGCAACAACCTGCTGTACCTGCTGCTGGGCCTGCTGCTCAGCATGGTGGTGGTGTCCGGCGTGCTGTCGGAGCGCTGCCTGCGCGACCTGACGGTGCGCCGGGTGGGCGCCGACGCGGCCTTCGCGCGCGAGCCCTTCCCCTACCGCTGGGCGGTGTCGCGCAAGGCGGGGCATGGCTTCGCGCTGGTGCTGTCGGAGGACCTGTCGCCGCTCGTCGGCACGGGCCGGGTGGGCCACCTGCCGGCGGGCAGGGAGCTCGTCGTCCGGGCGGACCTGGCCGCGCCGCGCCGGGGCCCGGTGCGCCTGTCCGGCGTGCGCGTCACCACCACGTGGCCCCTGGGCCTGTTCGCCAAGACGCGGGTGTTCTCCCTGGAGGGCACGCTGCTCGTGTACCCGCGCCGGGGCTACGCCTGCCGTGAGCCGGGGCCCGCGGAGACCGGCCCCCAGGGCGAGACGGGCAGCCCGCGCCACCATGACGGCACCGGCGACGTGGCGGGCCTCCGGGAGCTGGCGCCGGGTGAAGACGCGCGCCGCATCCACTGGAAGAAGAGCGCCGCGGCGGGCCGCCTCCTCAAGGTGGAGCGCGAGCGCGAGGAGCGCCGCACCTGGAGGCTGTCGCTGGACGCGGGCCTCAGGGGTGAGGCGCTGGAGCGCCGCTGCGAGGAGGTCGCCGCGCAGGCGCACCAGTTGCTCGACGCGGGCCACGAGGTGGGGCTCCAGCTTCCGGAGCACACGCTGCGTCCGGCGGCGGGCGCGTCGCAGGAGCGGCGCATCCTCCAGGCGCTCGCCTGGGTGGGCTTCGAGGACGTGGACGCCAGCACGAAGCAGGAGGCGGCGTGA
- a CDS encoding transglutaminase TgpA family protein, with the protein MKRPLRLRLVLRDLGAGAAFGAMAVSGQLPVWVLAVFLLALVLALCDVRLVARHARLSALLLLIAAVLLGLRMTSGAMNAVVVACAFAGLISAQRLLSTPDNASDGQTHLTGLLMVAGGAALSGDMTYALCLIAFGVLASLSLALGVVEAAVPDGEPVPVRAVLLPLSGGVTFAVAGAIAFFVLFPRLNWSMVGPRSSPGFGAASSAGFSNTVRLGGAGTIKSNPRVVLRATLTPDPGRDALDAYWVGRTYDTFDGQEWTNVVGAQRTERQITLRPASDTLLHQRVELLPAYGGRTLVALESPSRLGNAVALTQSGTRASTVQLHGGGEVRFSITAPAYTYEAYSLPPDAKAGAASGLLSEERDQLLALPEHLDPRVAQLAASVLNGEREPLAAARKLVNHLQRAYAYTLDQGGTSEDPLADFLFVRKAGHCEHFATALTVLLRTQGISARLATGFFGGTRMDGGYLVRAGDAHAWTHVFVPGRGFVTVDATPPSHRTSQGFVLLEKLLAFYEAVEGRWRDSVVDYSFRDQFELASKLVRPPRRPAEGPSTPSRLPPARAWVTAAVVAFLVWRVGRLVARWPRRAVRLEATRFLDRVDALLARAHVPRHEGESLEELTPRLAREGHPLALALTPLTRRYLEARFGGRELREGEAEHLLKTLGRALEAEAARQAVKPAEQAGPTARAS; encoded by the coding sequence GTGAAGCGCCCGCTGCGGCTGCGGCTGGTGCTGCGCGACCTGGGCGCGGGCGCGGCCTTCGGGGCCATGGCCGTGTCCGGGCAGCTCCCGGTGTGGGTGCTGGCGGTGTTCCTGCTGGCGCTGGTGTTGGCGCTTTGCGACGTGCGGCTCGTGGCACGGCATGCCCGGCTGTCCGCGCTGCTGCTGCTCATCGCGGCCGTGCTGCTGGGCCTGCGGATGACGTCCGGCGCGATGAACGCGGTGGTGGTCGCGTGCGCCTTCGCGGGCCTCATCTCCGCGCAGCGGCTGCTCTCCACGCCGGACAACGCCTCCGACGGCCAGACGCACCTGACGGGCCTGTTGATGGTGGCCGGCGGCGCGGCGCTGTCGGGCGACATGACGTACGCGCTCTGCCTCATCGCCTTCGGGGTGCTGGCCAGCCTGTCGCTGGCGCTGGGCGTGGTGGAGGCGGCGGTGCCGGACGGCGAACCGGTGCCGGTGCGCGCGGTGCTGCTGCCCCTGTCGGGGGGCGTGACGTTCGCGGTGGCGGGCGCCATCGCCTTCTTCGTCCTCTTCCCCCGCCTCAACTGGTCCATGGTGGGCCCGCGCTCGTCGCCGGGGTTCGGCGCGGCCAGCAGCGCGGGCTTCTCCAACACGGTGCGGCTGGGCGGCGCGGGCACCATCAAGAGCAACCCGCGCGTGGTGTTGCGCGCCACGCTCACGCCCGACCCGGGCCGCGACGCCCTGGACGCCTACTGGGTGGGCCGCACCTACGACACCTTCGACGGCCAGGAGTGGACCAACGTCGTCGGGGCCCAGCGCACCGAGCGGCAGATCACCCTGCGCCCCGCCAGCGACACGCTGCTGCACCAGCGCGTGGAGCTGCTGCCCGCGTACGGGGGCCGCACGCTGGTGGCGCTGGAGTCCCCGTCGCGGCTGGGCAACGCCGTGGCCCTCACCCAGAGCGGGACCCGCGCCAGCACCGTCCAGTTGCACGGCGGGGGCGAGGTGCGCTTCAGCATCACCGCGCCCGCGTACACGTACGAAGCCTACAGCCTGCCCCCGGACGCGAAGGCCGGGGCGGCCTCCGGCCTCCTGTCCGAGGAGCGCGATCAGCTCCTGGCCCTGCCCGAACACCTGGACCCGCGCGTGGCCCAGCTCGCCGCGAGCGTCCTCAACGGCGAGCGGGAGCCGCTGGCCGCGGCGCGCAAGCTCGTCAACCACCTGCAGCGCGCCTACGCGTACACGCTGGACCAGGGGGGCACGTCGGAGGATCCGCTCGCCGACTTCCTCTTCGTGCGCAAGGCCGGTCACTGTGAGCACTTCGCCACCGCGCTCACGGTGCTCCTGCGCACGCAGGGCATCTCCGCGCGGCTGGCCACGGGCTTCTTCGGCGGGACGCGGATGGACGGCGGCTACCTGGTGCGCGCCGGTGATGCCCACGCGTGGACGCACGTCTTCGTGCCGGGGCGCGGCTTCGTCACGGTGGATGCCACCCCGCCCTCGCACCGCACCAGCCAGGGCTTCGTCCTCCTGGAGAAGCTGCTCGCCTTCTATGAAGCGGTGGAGGGGCGCTGGCGCGACTCCGTCGTCGACTACTCGTTCCGCGACCAGTTCGAGCTGGCAAGCAAGCTGGTGCGCCCGCCGCGCCGTCCCGCGGAGGGCCCCTCCACCCCCAGCCGCCTGCCCCCCGCACGAGCGTGGGTGACGGCCGCCGTGGTGGCCTTCCTCGTCTGGCGCGTGGGCCGCCTCGTCGCCCGCTGGCCGCGCCGCGCCGTGCGCCTGGAAGCCACGCGCTTCCTGGACCGGGTGGACGCGCTGCTCGCCCGCGCCCACGTCCCTCGCCACGAAGGGGAGTCGCTGGAGGAGCTGACGCCGCGACTGGCCCGCGAGGGCCACCCGCTGGCCCTGGCGCTCACGCCCCTCACCCGCCGCTACCTGGAAGCCCGCTTCGGCGGCCGGGAGCTGCGCGAGGGAGAGGCCGAGCACCTGCTGAAGACGCTGGGCCGCGCGCTGGAGGCGGAGGCGGCCCGCCAGGCCGTGAAGCCAGCCGAGCAGGCAGGCCCTACCGCCCGCGCCTCCTGA
- a CDS encoding RNA polymerase factor sigma-32 has protein sequence MQASTEQSSNSGSLAMYLSEINQYNLLKVEEEQELARRFIKGDLAAGHRLVTANLRFVVKVSYEYRSYGIKMSDLIQEGNIGLMKAVQKFDPDKGIRLISYAVWWIRAYIQNYILKSWSLVKLGTTQAQRKLFFSLARTRRELEKLGSGDAVVNVDEIARKLHVKPGEVREMEQRMGGRDLSLDAPMGEDGGNSHVDFVVSAAAPQDDEFADKEEAGLINNRVRTALMRLDPRERFIIEQRVMNERPMTLKELGEHFGFSRERARQLEIRAKDKLKSELAALMAEVDPETLAAQG, from the coding sequence ATGCAGGCCTCGACCGAGCAGTCGTCCAATTCCGGCTCCCTGGCGATGTATCTCTCGGAGATCAACCAGTACAACCTCCTGAAGGTGGAGGAGGAGCAGGAGCTGGCGCGCCGCTTCATCAAGGGGGACCTGGCAGCGGGCCACCGCCTGGTGACGGCCAACCTCCGCTTCGTGGTGAAGGTCTCCTACGAGTACCGCTCCTACGGCATCAAGATGTCCGACCTCATCCAGGAGGGGAACATCGGCCTGATGAAGGCGGTGCAGAAGTTCGACCCGGACAAGGGCATCCGGCTCATCTCCTACGCGGTGTGGTGGATCCGCGCGTACATCCAGAACTACATCCTGAAGAGCTGGTCGCTCGTGAAGCTTGGGACCACGCAGGCGCAGCGCAAGCTGTTCTTCAGTCTGGCGCGCACCCGCCGCGAGCTGGAGAAGCTGGGCAGCGGCGACGCGGTGGTGAACGTGGATGAGATTGCCCGCAAGCTGCACGTCAAGCCGGGCGAGGTCCGTGAGATGGAGCAGCGCATGGGCGGCCGCGACCTGTCCCTGGACGCGCCCATGGGCGAGGACGGCGGCAACAGCCACGTGGACTTCGTGGTGAGCGCCGCGGCGCCCCAGGACGACGAGTTCGCGGACAAGGAGGAGGCGGGCCTCATCAACAACCGCGTGCGCACCGCGCTCATGCGCCTGGATCCCCGCGAGCGCTTCATCATCGAGCAGCGCGTGATGAACGAGCGCCCCATGACGCTCAAGGAACTGGGCGAGCACTTCGGCTTCTCGCGCGAGCGCGCGCGCCAGCTGGAGATCCGCGCCAAGGACAAGCTCAAGTCGGAGCTGGCCGCGCTGATGGCGGAGGTGGATCCGGAGACCCTCGCCGCGCAGGGCTGA
- a CDS encoding OPT family oligopeptide transporter, producing MSHASPPVVDDRVPLAGAHGPAPHKPYVPPEQSPAELTIRGLVLGSVLGIVFAASSVYLAIKVGLTVSASIPVAVLSIAIFRALGRSSILENTIVQTTGSAGESLAFGVAAALPALLILGYDISLTHAFLTAALGGVLGILMMIPLRQGLIVQEHGKLTYPEGTASADVLIVGEQGGTNARTVILGFIIGGVYKFAYSGMKLFKEAIGMPIKGLKAATLSTEVSPELLGVGYIIGPRVASITFAGGVLSYLILIPMIAFFGGGMDTPLLVHNGQLIRDMSPDQIRNAYVLYIGAGAVATGGLISLIRSLPTIVGAFKRSVETLRASRTQGPLPTVLRTDQDLPITVVLVGSALLILAIWLAPPLHVNFISAILIVIFGFFFVTVSARITGEIGSSSNPISGMVVATLLVTCLVYLLFGWTSSPDRFMALTTAAIVGIAASNGGTTAQDLKTAYLVGGTPKKQQIALFVGVLTSAMFIGLVLVLLNQGATAVIPEPHPGVQVTEMSTDTRTQHTYRWEVSQDALAQRGMTPALLKRSLWAERLDMVPVDGALELRSWRPIPATELAGMTLSSATGPSLKLSDAGPVTAGPERVYKEGFVRGADTPVPAGRYLVDDAGSIQYVVDPGIGGRISEYEGQTLTRYSAPKAQLFALIIDGILTQRLPWDLVLLGVFIALMLELCGVSSLPFAVGVYLPISSSAPIFVGGMVRHFVDKLRGGSAAESEFSPGTLMSSGYIAGGSIAGVLIAFLEIASDGTWTRAINLPALFGHEGAIGGFLNAVGESELAHPTWSNVWGLVFFAGLTAVLFRSALKGKSGAEAPPPSP from the coding sequence GTGTCTCACGCTTCCCCGCCGGTCGTCGATGATCGCGTTCCCCTCGCGGGGGCGCATGGCCCTGCCCCGCACAAACCCTATGTGCCGCCGGAGCAGTCGCCCGCCGAGCTGACGATCCGCGGGCTGGTGCTCGGGTCGGTGCTGGGCATCGTGTTCGCGGCGTCGTCCGTGTACCTGGCCATCAAGGTGGGCCTCACGGTGTCCGCCTCCATCCCGGTGGCGGTGCTCTCCATCGCCATCTTCCGGGCCCTGGGCCGCTCCAGCATCCTGGAGAACACCATCGTCCAGACGACGGGCTCCGCGGGTGAGTCGCTCGCGTTCGGCGTGGCGGCGGCGCTGCCCGCGCTGCTCATCCTGGGCTACGACATCAGCCTCACGCACGCCTTCCTCACCGCGGCCCTGGGCGGCGTGCTGGGCATCCTGATGATGATCCCCCTGCGACAGGGCCTCATCGTCCAGGAGCACGGCAAGCTCACCTACCCGGAGGGCACCGCGAGCGCGGACGTGCTCATCGTCGGCGAGCAGGGCGGCACCAACGCGCGCACGGTCATCCTGGGTTTCATCATCGGTGGCGTCTACAAGTTCGCCTACTCCGGGATGAAGCTCTTCAAGGAGGCCATCGGCATGCCCATCAAGGGGCTCAAGGCCGCGACGCTCTCCACGGAGGTGTCCCCGGAGCTGTTGGGCGTGGGCTACATCATCGGGCCGCGCGTCGCGTCCATCACCTTCGCGGGCGGCGTGCTCAGCTACCTCATCCTCATCCCGATGATCGCCTTCTTCGGCGGCGGCATGGACACGCCGCTGCTCGTGCACAACGGCCAGCTCATCCGGGACATGTCGCCGGATCAGATCCGCAACGCGTACGTGCTCTACATCGGCGCGGGCGCGGTGGCGACGGGCGGCCTCATCAGCCTCATCCGCTCCCTGCCCACCATCGTGGGCGCCTTCAAGCGCAGCGTGGAGACCCTGCGCGCCTCTCGCACCCAGGGGCCGCTGCCCACGGTGCTGCGCACGGACCAGGACCTGCCCATCACGGTGGTGCTGGTGGGCAGCGCGCTGCTCATCCTGGCCATCTGGCTGGCGCCCCCGCTGCACGTGAACTTCATCTCCGCCATCCTCATCGTCATCTTCGGCTTCTTCTTCGTGACGGTGAGCGCGCGCATCACCGGTGAGATTGGCAGCTCCTCCAACCCCATCTCCGGCATGGTGGTGGCCACGCTGCTGGTGACGTGCCTCGTGTACCTGCTGTTCGGCTGGACGTCGTCGCCGGACCGGTTCATGGCCCTCACCACGGCGGCCATCGTGGGCATCGCGGCGTCCAACGGCGGCACCACCGCCCAGGACCTGAAGACGGCCTACCTGGTCGGCGGCACGCCCAAGAAGCAGCAGATCGCCCTCTTCGTCGGCGTGCTCACCAGCGCGATGTTCATCGGCCTGGTGCTGGTGCTGCTCAACCAGGGCGCCACCGCGGTCATCCCGGAGCCGCACCCCGGCGTGCAGGTGACGGAGATGTCCACCGACACGCGCACCCAGCACACGTACCGCTGGGAGGTGTCCCAGGACGCGCTCGCCCAGCGCGGCATGACGCCGGCGCTCCTCAAGCGCTCGCTGTGGGCGGAGCGCCTGGACATGGTGCCCGTGGACGGCGCGCTGGAGCTGCGCAGTTGGCGGCCCATCCCCGCCACGGAGCTCGCGGGGATGACGCTGTCGTCGGCCACGGGGCCGTCGCTGAAGCTGTCGGACGCGGGGCCCGTCACCGCGGGGCCGGAGCGCGTCTACAAGGAAGGCTTCGTGCGCGGCGCGGACACGCCGGTGCCCGCGGGCCGCTACCTCGTGGATGACGCGGGCAGCATCCAGTACGTGGTGGACCCGGGCATCGGCGGGCGCATCAGCGAGTACGAGGGCCAGACGCTCACCCGCTATTCGGCGCCCAAGGCGCAGCTGTTCGCGCTCATCATCGACGGCATCCTCACGCAGCGGCTGCCGTGGGACCTGGTGCTGCTGGGCGTCTTCATCGCGCTGATGCTGGAGCTGTGCGGCGTGTCGTCGCTGCCCTTCGCGGTGGGCGTGTACCTGCCCATCAGCAGCAGCGCCCCCATCTTCGTGGGCGGCATGGTGCGCCACTTCGTGGACAAGCTGCGCGGCGGCAGCGCGGCGGAGTCGGAGTTCTCCCCCGGCACGCTGATGTCCTCGGGCTACATCGCCGGTGGCTCCATCGCGGGCGTGCTCATCGCCTTCCTGGAGATCGCCAGCGACGGCACCTGGACGCGCGCCATCAACCTGCCCGCCCTCTTCGGCCACGAGGGGGCCATTGGAGGCTTCCTCAACGCCGTGGGCGAGAGCGAGCTGGCGCACCCCACCTGGTCCAACGTCTGGGGCCTGGTGTTCTTCGCCGGCCTCACCGCCGTGCTGTTCCGCTCCGCCCTCAAGGGCAAGAGCGGCGCGGAAGCCCCGCCGCCGTCCCCCTGA
- a CDS encoding HEAT repeat domain-containing protein — protein MAQPQKVTDANASAEAEQSPEVREKVELARTFAFHLLKGIKQIGMYRHNEARFPEFLAKAQEAISAYTEKFGPLSLKVEQQNFTLHNEALFTEESSLPYKFFRDGIRQLIFRPGLPLEELVTLTLIALSEPERGAEDVLAQLWRAGMQQVEYVVVEGFSMEGANEDEVQVEVDKVVGYLYSRLQTNSDDFLRFARVSAEDLDAKLDGVEQIRGLVVGGRHASDELKARLQKDITEEENARLFPKLVGAVFQVVEGGVDDAALLEEIFLQLLDMLLLQDDFGTVNQIVLKLRALSQRPEGGDDLARLLASFLHKMGEEQRLSRVGESLKTTRAKQPQDVTRYLQALGVDSVLPLLNVLETIELPENRALLCDVLSGFARDLPEPFVARLLSDRPQTVRDMVYILEKSNHPDRVKMFAQVLKSPNLVVKLEVMQIIGRGRTAESRRIIQDALNDSVSQVRMLAAKLLPEFDRDKAFPDLVKLVRDSGWDKKTSDEKAAVYAAIGSTNLPAALSMMQQLLAVKPSLLNKRRVMEDKFLAIHGLGGAGSIQSYKLLQAVVEDKAQPLDVLTAARKAMYQTRKALFGDSALPEETT, from the coding sequence ATGGCCCAGCCCCAGAAAGTCACGGACGCGAACGCGAGCGCCGAGGCGGAGCAGTCCCCCGAGGTCCGCGAGAAGGTGGAGCTTGCGCGCACGTTCGCGTTCCACCTGCTCAAGGGCATCAAGCAGATCGGCATGTACCGCCACAACGAGGCGCGCTTCCCGGAGTTCCTCGCCAAGGCGCAGGAAGCCATCTCCGCGTACACGGAGAAGTTCGGCCCGCTGTCGTTGAAGGTGGAGCAGCAGAACTTCACCCTGCACAACGAGGCGCTCTTCACCGAGGAGTCGTCGCTCCCCTACAAGTTCTTCCGCGACGGCATCCGCCAGCTCATCTTCCGTCCCGGGCTGCCGCTGGAGGAGCTGGTCACGCTCACGCTCATCGCGCTGTCGGAGCCGGAGCGCGGCGCGGAGGACGTGCTCGCGCAGCTGTGGCGCGCGGGCATGCAGCAGGTGGAGTACGTCGTGGTGGAAGGCTTCTCCATGGAGGGCGCCAACGAGGACGAGGTCCAGGTGGAGGTGGACAAGGTGGTGGGCTACCTCTACTCCCGCCTCCAGACGAACTCGGATGACTTCCTGCGCTTCGCGCGCGTGTCCGCGGAGGACCTGGACGCGAAGCTGGACGGCGTGGAGCAGATCCGCGGCCTCGTCGTGGGCGGCCGGCACGCGTCGGACGAGCTGAAGGCCCGGCTGCAGAAGGACATCACGGAGGAGGAGAACGCGCGCCTGTTCCCCAAGCTGGTGGGCGCGGTGTTCCAGGTGGTGGAAGGCGGCGTGGACGACGCGGCGCTGCTGGAGGAGATCTTCCTGCAGCTGCTGGACATGCTGCTGCTCCAGGACGACTTCGGCACGGTGAACCAGATCGTCCTCAAGCTGCGCGCGCTGTCCCAGCGCCCGGAAGGCGGCGACGACCTGGCGCGCCTCCTGGCGTCGTTCCTCCACAAGATGGGCGAGGAGCAGCGCCTGAGCCGGGTGGGTGAGTCGCTCAAGACGACGCGCGCGAAGCAGCCGCAGGACGTGACGCGCTACCTGCAGGCGCTGGGTGTGGACTCGGTGCTGCCCCTGCTCAACGTGCTGGAGACGATTGAGCTGCCGGAGAACCGCGCGCTCCTGTGCGACGTGCTGAGCGGCTTCGCGCGCGACCTGCCGGAGCCCTTCGTGGCGCGCCTGCTGTCGGACCGGCCGCAGACGGTGCGCGACATGGTCTACATCCTGGAGAAGAGCAACCACCCGGACCGGGTGAAGATGTTCGCCCAGGTGCTCAAGAGCCCCAACCTCGTCGTCAAGCTGGAGGTGATGCAGATCATCGGACGCGGCCGAACGGCCGAGTCGCGGCGCATCATCCAGGACGCGCTCAACGACAGCGTCTCCCAGGTGCGCATGCTGGCCGCGAAGCTGCTGCCGGAGTTTGATCGGGACAAGGCGTTCCCGGACCTGGTGAAGCTGGTGAGGGATTCGGGCTGGGACAAGAAGACGTCGGACGAGAAGGCCGCGGTGTACGCGGCCATCGGGTCCACCAACCTGCCCGCCGCGCTGTCCATGATGCAGCAGCTCCTGGCGGTGAAGCCGTCGCTGCTCAACAAGCGCCGGGTGATGGAGGACAAGTTCCTGGCCATCCACGGCCTGGGCGGCGCGGGCTCCATCCAGTCCTACAAGTTGTTGCAGGCCGTGGTGGAGGACAAGGCGCAGCCGCTGGACGTCCTCACCGCCGCCCGCAAGGCGATGTATCAGACGCGCAAGGCCCTCTTCGGGGACTCGGCGCTTCCGGAAGAGACGACGTGA